The genomic window CCCCCGCCGGGGCAGTAGAAGCCCGCGCCGATTTGCTAGCTTTACACCCGCTACCCTTCCACCTCCGATAGAACTCCCATCCAACCTTTCCTTGATATGAAACTAGCCCTCGAAGAAGCCACCGCCACCGGCACCGACGTGCAGGAGCACGACCCCCATAACATCCAGCAAGTACTGCGCGAGCTGGGCGTAGCCGCCGAAAATGCCGCCTACAGCACCGGTTTGCAGTGGGGCGGGGCCGGCCAGAACCTCAAAACCATCAGCTCGCCCACCGACGGCCGCAAGATTGCCGCCGTGGCCATGGCCACCGAAGCCGACTACGACACGGTGGTGCGCACGGCCCAGGAGGCGTTCAAAACCTGGCGCCTGGTGCCGGCCCCGAAGCGGGGCGAGATTGTGCGCCAGATCGGCAATAAGCTGCGCGACTACAAGGAGCCCCTGGGCAAGCTGGTAAGCTACGAGATGGGCAAGATCCTGCAGGAAGGCCTGGGCGAAGTGCAGGAAATGATTGACATCTGCGACTTTGCCGTGGGCCTCTCGCGCCAGCTCCACGGCCTGACCATGCACTCGGAGCGGCCCGCCCACCGCATGTACGAGCAGTACCACCCGCTGGGCATCATCGGCATCATCTCGGCCTTCAACTTCCCGGTGGCCGTGTGGAGCTGGAACGCCATGCTGGCCGCCGTCTGCGGCGACGTGAGCATCTGGAAGCCCTCGGAGAAAACCCCGCTGGTAGCGGTGGCCGTGCAGCACATCATCAAGGACGTGCTGACGGAGAATGAGCTGCCCGAGGGCATCTTCAACGTCATCATCGGCGGGCCCGAAGTAGGTGCCGCCATGGCCGCCGACCCCCGCGTACCGCTGGTATCGGCTACGGGCAGCACCCGCATGGGTAAGAAAGTAGGCGAAGTAGTGGGGGCCCGCCTGGGCCGGGCGTTGCTCGAACTCGGGGGCAATAACGCCATCATCCTGACCCAGCACGCCGACCTGGACATGGCCATGCGGGCCGTAGTCTTCGGCGCGGTGGGCACGGCCGGGCAGCGGTGCACCACCACCCGCCGCCTCATCATCCACGACTCGATTTATGAGGACGTGAAGAGCCGCCTGCTGAGCATTTACCCCAAGCTGCCCATCGGCAACCCCCTGCAGGAAGGCAACCTCGTGGGCCCGCTCATCGACCAGCAGGCCGTGGAAGGATTTACCAAGGCTTTGGCGGCCGTGCAGGCCGAAGGCGGCACGCTGCTCACCGGCGGTAAGGTGCTGGAAGGCGCCGACTACGCCACGGGCACCTACGTGCAGCCGGCGCTGGTGGAGGCCAAGAACGAGTACCACACCGTGCAGGAAGAAACCTTCGCGCCCATCCTCTACCTGATTAAATACTCGGGCGGGGTGGATGAGGCCATCGAGTTGCAGAACGGCGTGAAGCAGGGCCTGTCCTCGAGCATCTTCACCCTGAACATGCGCGAGGCCGAAGCCTTCCTGGCCGCCACCGGCTCCGACTGCGGCATTGCCAACGTAAACATTGGCACGTCGGGAGCCGAAATCGGCGGGGCTTTCGGGGGCGAAAAGGAAACCGGCGGGGGCCGGGAGTCCGGCTCCGACGCCTGGAAGATCTACATGCGCCGCCAGACCAACACCATCAACTACTCCGACCAGCTTCCGCTGGCCCAGGGCATCAAGTTCGACGTGTAAGGTTGGGGCAAAGCCCATAAACAAGGCCCGCCCGGACAATCCGGGCGGGCCTTGTTGCGTACGGGGCCGATGCTATGGGCCGGGCCAGGCCGGCTCAGCGGCCCCGGGGCTTTTTGCCGCGGCCCAGCCAGAGCAGGCCGTCGAGGATGAACTGGCTCTGGGCCGCGCTGCCAAAGGTGGAAGATAGAGTTTGGTTGGTGCCGCCTTCGTAGTCCATGTCGTTGTGGCCCATGTTCAGGTAGAGCATCCGGTACTTGCGGTTGGTCCAGGCCACGGGGTAGTAGCCGCTGCGCCAGATTTCGTGGGGCTTGG from Hymenobacter chitinivorans DSM 11115 includes these protein-coding regions:
- the amaB gene encoding L-piperidine-6-carboxylate dehydrogenase translates to MKLALEEATATGTDVQEHDPHNIQQVLRELGVAAENAAYSTGLQWGGAGQNLKTISSPTDGRKIAAVAMATEADYDTVVRTAQEAFKTWRLVPAPKRGEIVRQIGNKLRDYKEPLGKLVSYEMGKILQEGLGEVQEMIDICDFAVGLSRQLHGLTMHSERPAHRMYEQYHPLGIIGIISAFNFPVAVWSWNAMLAAVCGDVSIWKPSEKTPLVAVAVQHIIKDVLTENELPEGIFNVIIGGPEVGAAMAADPRVPLVSATGSTRMGKKVGEVVGARLGRALLELGGNNAIILTQHADLDMAMRAVVFGAVGTAGQRCTTTRRLIIHDSIYEDVKSRLLSIYPKLPIGNPLQEGNLVGPLIDQQAVEGFTKALAAVQAEGGTLLTGGKVLEGADYATGTYVQPALVEAKNEYHTVQEETFAPILYLIKYSGGVDEAIELQNGVKQGLSSSIFTLNMREAEAFLAATGSDCGIANVNIGTSGAEIGGAFGGEKETGGGRESGSDAWKIYMRRQTNTINYSDQLPLAQGIKFDV